A single Thermococcus celericrescens DNA region contains:
- a CDS encoding DUF126 domain-containing protein, with amino-acid sequence MKLRGRKIVGGKAEGELVVSRKALSFLGGVDPETGIVTDAESDIRGQSIAGKILAFPRGKGSTVGSYVIYALKKNGKAPKAIIVGEAETIVATGAIIAGIPMVDGIDVSRLRSGERVKVDADSGEVEVEE; translated from the coding sequence ATGAAGCTCAGGGGAAGGAAGATAGTCGGGGGAAAGGCAGAGGGGGAGCTGGTAGTTTCCAGGAAAGCCCTTTCGTTCCTCGGCGGCGTTGACCCCGAAACGGGCATCGTCACCGATGCGGAGAGCGACATAAGGGGGCAGAGCATAGCCGGGAAGATACTCGCATTTCCCCGCGGGAAGGGCTCGACGGTCGGTTCCTACGTCATCTATGCCCTGAAAAAGAACGGGAAGGCACCGAAGGCAATAATCGTCGGTGAGGCGGAGACCATAGTCGCGACGGGCGCAATAATAGCAGGCATCCCCATGGTCGATGGCATCGATGTTTCGAGGCTGAGGAGCGGGGAGCGCGTTAAGGTCGATGCGGACTCCGGGGAGGTGGAGGTTGAGGAGTGA
- a CDS encoding aconitase X catalytic domain-containing protein: MYLTKEEELILAGEYGYALQKAMEILVALGEIYGAERLIPIKSAQIAGVSYKNIGDAGMEFLRDFADAGAKVSVYTTLNPAGIGDDEFMEKQREVLELYRRMGIEITSTCTPYYGANLPKFGDHIAWSESSAVSFANSILGARTNREGGPSSLAAAIVGKTPNYGLHLDENRKATVVVNVDAEVETFVDYAALGYHLGRTLGNDVPYIRGLKPERTEFLKEMGAAMAASGSIALYHVEGETPEYRAAIAEELETITVEDSDIRAVRGEFRDDWTDIDMILIGCPHASLGEVKEIAELLRMRGRPLRIPLFITASGAVKALADALGYTEIIERYNGRIIADVCFVVSPIKGWYSGIATNSGKSAFYFRSFGFHVRLDDAENLIREAP, encoded by the coding sequence ATGTACCTGACTAAGGAGGAGGAGCTGATTCTGGCGGGGGAGTACGGCTACGCCCTCCAGAAGGCGATGGAGATACTCGTCGCCCTTGGAGAAATTTACGGTGCTGAGAGACTCATTCCGATAAAGAGCGCCCAGATTGCAGGCGTTTCCTACAAGAACATCGGCGATGCGGGGATGGAGTTCCTGAGGGACTTCGCCGACGCCGGCGCAAAGGTTAGCGTCTATACAACCCTCAACCCCGCGGGCATAGGCGACGATGAGTTTATGGAAAAGCAGAGGGAAGTTCTCGAGCTCTACAGAAGGATGGGAATCGAGATCACCTCAACCTGCACCCCGTACTACGGCGCGAACCTTCCGAAGTTCGGCGACCACATAGCATGGAGCGAAAGCTCGGCCGTCAGCTTCGCCAACTCCATCCTGGGCGCAAGGACGAACAGAGAAGGTGGCCCCTCAAGCCTGGCCGCCGCGATAGTCGGCAAGACCCCCAACTACGGCCTCCACCTGGACGAGAACAGGAAAGCGACGGTGGTGGTCAACGTTGACGCGGAGGTGGAAACCTTCGTTGACTACGCGGCCCTCGGCTACCACCTGGGCAGGACGCTCGGCAACGATGTGCCCTACATCAGGGGGCTGAAACCAGAGAGAACAGAGTTCCTCAAGGAGATGGGGGCCGCGATGGCGGCGAGCGGGTCGATAGCGCTCTACCACGTGGAGGGCGAGACTCCAGAGTACCGCGCCGCAATAGCGGAGGAACTTGAGACGATAACCGTTGAAGATTCCGATATTAGGGCCGTGCGGGGGGAGTTCAGGGACGACTGGACGGACATAGACATGATCCTCATCGGCTGCCCCCACGCATCCCTTGGCGAGGTGAAGGAGATTGCGGAGCTCCTCAGGATGCGCGGGAGGCCCCTCAGGATACCCCTGTTCATCACGGCAAGCGGCGCGGTCAAGGCTTTGGCCGATGCCCTCGGCTACACGGAGATAATAGAGCGCTACAATGGGAGAATAATAGCGGACGTCTGCTTTGTTGTCTCCCCGATAAAGGGATGGTATTCGGGTATAGCCACCAACAGCGGAAAATCCGCGTTTTACTTCCGCTCATTCGGGTTCCATGTCCGCCTAGACGATGCAGAGAACTTGATAAGGGAGGCGCCGTGA